One genomic segment of Tripterygium wilfordii isolate XIE 37 chromosome 9, ASM1340144v1, whole genome shotgun sequence includes these proteins:
- the LOC120006409 gene encoding actin-related protein 2/3 complex subunit 1A-like has protein sequence MATIEAHQFSRCITCHAWSPDRSMVAVCPNNNEVHIYRRVQDNWEKLHVLQKHDQIVSAVDWSCRSNRIVTVSHDRNSYVWNQEGPEWVPTLVILRLNRAALCVQWSPRENKFAVGSGAKTVCICYYEQDNNWWVSKLIRKRHDSSVTSVAWHPNNIFLATTSTDGKCRIFSTFIKGVDQRDSKGGSSSDSKFGEQILQLDLSSSWAFGVKWSPSGNTLAYVGHNSMIYFVDDVGPSPLAQNVALRDLPLRDVLFVSEKMVIGVGFDCNPMVFAADERGIWSFVRFLGERKSVSSGSKYGSQFSEAFGKLYGQSKQGLSNDAMEPSRPRGGIHENCINCIVPLSEAGSSRTMRFSTSGLDGKVVIWDLENQEDLSEYFEALKL, from the exons ATGGCGACGATCGAAGCCCACCAGTTTTCTCGGTGCATCACTTGCCATGCTTGGAGCCCTGATCGTTCCA TGGTTGCGGTTTGCCCTAATAATAATGAAGTGCACATCTATAGACGGGTACAAGATAACTGGGAGAAGCTCCATGTCCTACAGAAG CATGACCAAATTGTTTCTGCGGTAGACTGGAGTTGTAGATCAAACAGAATAGTCACTGTATCACATGATCGAAATTC ATATGTCTGGAACCAAGAAGGACCAGAATGGGTACCAACACTTGTTATCCTCAGGCTAAACCGAGCTGCACTTTGTGTTCAGTGGAGCCCTAGAG AAAACAAATTTGCTGTTGGAAGTGGGGCCAAGACTGTCTGTATATGCTATTATGAGCAGGACAATAACTG GTGGGTTAGTAAACTTATAAGGAAAAGACACGATTCCTCGGTGACAAGCGTAGCTTGGCATCCTAATAAT ATTTTTCTTGCGACAACATCTACAGATGGAAAATGCCGAATATTTTCCACCTTTATCAAGGGTGTTGACCAAAG GGACTCGAAAGGGGGCTCTTCTTCAGATTCTAAATTTGGGGAG CAAATTCTTCAACTGGATCTCTCGTCTTCTTGGGCTTTTGGTGTCAAGTGGTCACCTAGTGGCAATACCTTAGCTTATGTAG GTCATAATTCAATGATCTACTTTGTTGATGATGTTGGTCCCTCTCCTTTGGCCCAAAATGTTGCTCTTCGTGATTTGCCTCTCCGTGAT GTCCTATTTGTTTCTGAGAAAATGGTAATAGGTGTTGGATTTGACTGCAATCCAATGGTTTTTGCAGCTGATGAAAGAGGAATATG GAGTTTTGTCAGGTTCCTTGGTGAAAGGAAATCAGTGTCTTCAGGTTCAAAATATGGTTCTCAG TTCTCTGAAGCATTTGGGAAATTATATGGCCAATCTAAGCAAGGACTGAGCAATGACGCAATGGAACCTTCAAGGCCACGTGGAGGCATTCACGAGAACTGCATAAA TTGCATTGTGCCTCTTAGTGAGGCTGGCAGTTCCAGAACAATGCGCTTTAGCACTTCAG GATTGGATGGAAAAGTAGTTATATGGGATCTGGAGAACCAAGAAGATCTATCTGAATATTTTGAAGCATTGAAGTTATAG